From Spartinivicinus ruber, the proteins below share one genomic window:
- a CDS encoding anthrax toxin-like adenylyl cyclase domain-containing protein has translation MTQITHKLSDTSSKVVSTQQIQHTSSENTFKGRELTLVQNDGTKQLFVDKTNNQNAHRLKSQGTGTHSRKLSLPILFQKKTKLVFDHSIQTIVNQYNTVLAIRSPNKHSIGLLLEGYASKNFHIKAKSSAGGPTAGFIVTNPKLSKVRHQGAKDLEKQQLQITDAIDEGAKQIQLELSSERIKYLAEEELVEIISHNGSTQIIKGLYGENDHEYFQLQKTDDNTWALFHLPEFNSLEIPGKPTPVMGLTNPPVTGITEPIGAKAAVTADYDLFGIWPTINQSNNPRPLNTAPRLLRGEVGRGYVTHLRHHGTSCKEDQHMGNIHTYGKHIIKHLNKAVKLAGYLGGNLFHHNDESGNPFSPGQDYPIVVFIPKHPHPYLVSSDDELKAAYQLLEARGFYIERNPAFMLFNRG, from the coding sequence AATACAACACACATCATCAGAAAATACATTTAAAGGACGTGAGCTGACATTAGTACAAAACGATGGTACCAAACAGTTATTTGTAGATAAAACTAATAATCAGAATGCTCATAGGCTGAAATCACAAGGTACAGGCACTCACAGCCGTAAACTATCATTACCCATACTTTTTCAAAAAAAGACCAAATTAGTGTTTGATCACTCAATTCAAACTATTGTAAATCAATATAATACTGTTTTAGCTATTCGATCTCCAAATAAGCACTCCATAGGGCTCTTGCTTGAAGGTTATGCTTCAAAGAATTTTCACATCAAAGCCAAGTCCAGTGCTGGTGGTCCCACTGCAGGCTTTATTGTAACCAACCCCAAATTAAGCAAAGTCAGACACCAAGGTGCCAAAGATCTTGAAAAACAACAATTACAAATAACTGATGCCATAGATGAAGGCGCAAAACAAATTCAACTAGAACTATCCAGCGAAAGGATTAAGTATTTAGCAGAAGAAGAACTAGTCGAAATTATTTCCCATAATGGCTCAACCCAAATTATTAAAGGCCTATATGGTGAAAACGACCATGAATATTTTCAATTACAAAAAACAGATGATAATACCTGGGCACTTTTTCATCTGCCAGAATTTAATTCTCTTGAAATTCCAGGCAAACCTACTCCAGTAATGGGGTTAACCAACCCTCCTGTAACAGGAATAACAGAGCCTATTGGAGCCAAAGCAGCTGTTACTGCAGACTATGACCTGTTTGGGATTTGGCCGACCATCAACCAAAGTAATAACCCCAGACCATTGAATACTGCACCACGACTACTTAGGGGAGAAGTAGGTCGTGGTTATGTCACTCATCTGCGACATCATGGTACATCATGCAAAGAAGACCAGCATATGGGTAATATCCATACGTATGGTAAGCATATTATCAAACATCTCAATAAAGCTGTAAAATTAGCTGGCTACCTAGGTGGCAATTTATTCCATCATAATGACGAATCAGGCAATCCTTTCAGCCCCGGCCAGGACTACCCTATTGTTGTATTTATCCCTAAACATCCACACCCTTATCTAGTGAGCAGTGATGATGAATTAAAAGCGGCCTATCAGTTACTGGAGGCACGTGGTTTCTATATTGAGAGAAACCCAGCTTTTATGCTTTTTAATAGGGGCTAG
- a CDS encoding DUF922 domain-containing Zn-dependent protease has translation MKKYLLILFMFSTAHTEPKISVNYKFYDIYPKSFNDIDKEMYNKTPILKNGARYRGYTDWHVKWSYSWQNKGNYCKLTSVSTRLDVTYTMPKIPDNFKVNSKILSVFNNYYKALINHEYGHKDSGLFAARDIEKELIKLSSSKGCKNLASTANSKAQKIIKKYTQRDLYYDKHTQHGKTQGVDINNFISN, from the coding sequence TTGAAAAAATATTTATTAATATTATTTATGTTTTCAACAGCTCATACAGAACCAAAAATTTCAGTTAATTATAAATTTTATGATATTTACCCTAAGTCTTTCAATGATATCGATAAAGAAATGTACAATAAAACTCCTATTCTAAAGAATGGTGCTCGCTATAGAGGATATACAGACTGGCATGTTAAATGGAGTTATAGCTGGCAAAATAAAGGTAATTACTGCAAACTCACATCTGTTTCAACCAGATTAGATGTCACTTACACTATGCCAAAAATTCCAGATAATTTTAAAGTTAACTCTAAAATTCTTAGTGTTTTCAACAATTACTATAAAGCATTGATCAACCATGAGTACGGCCATAAAGATTCTGGTTTATTTGCAGCCAGAGATATTGAAAAAGAATTAATAAAGCTCAGTAGCTCCAAAGGCTGTAAAAACTTAGCATCTACGGCCAATAGTAAAGCCCAAAAAATAATTAAAAAATATACGCAACGTGATCTATACTACGATAAACACACCCAACATGGCAAAACTCAGGGTGTTGACATTAATAATTTTATATCAAACTAA
- a CDS encoding LysR family transcriptional regulator, with product MRADDLILFSQVIELGSFSKAAEENNLTNSVVSKRIARLEEEIGVQLLYRTTRKLALTEAGKVLLRSAKSVKQATQEAMDAVSGFGESVSGHIKMSVPTISGELILADAVAEFCNMHPGLAVDMSLDNRFVDLVAGGYDLVIRTGYLEDSSLIARHILNSQWVVCASPSYVAKHSKPIEPVDLTKHNCLQYAYQTTGASDWEFKGDKGNYIVKVAGSFSTDNAAALRKAALGGHGIAYVPRCLVYHDIRNGQLVDIFPELVGKKLGIYAVYPFSRQPPTKVKLLIEHIRERYLTISHYF from the coding sequence GTGCGAGCAGACGATCTGATTTTGTTTTCTCAGGTAATCGAACTGGGAAGTTTTAGTAAGGCCGCAGAAGAAAATAACCTTACCAATTCGGTAGTTAGTAAGAGAATTGCCCGATTGGAAGAAGAAATTGGCGTTCAATTACTGTATCGAACAACCCGAAAACTAGCGCTTACCGAAGCAGGTAAGGTATTGTTACGCAGTGCTAAAAGTGTGAAGCAAGCCACTCAGGAGGCAATGGATGCGGTTTCAGGTTTTGGAGAAAGCGTCAGTGGCCACATTAAAATGTCGGTACCTACCATCTCTGGCGAATTGATATTGGCTGATGCTGTGGCTGAATTTTGCAATATGCACCCTGGGCTGGCAGTTGATATGTCATTAGATAACCGTTTTGTTGACTTAGTAGCAGGAGGTTATGACTTGGTTATTCGTACAGGGTATTTGGAAGATTCCAGTTTAATTGCTCGTCATATTCTAAACTCTCAATGGGTAGTATGTGCATCTCCTTCTTATGTTGCCAAACACAGTAAACCTATCGAACCAGTAGATCTTACCAAACACAACTGTCTTCAATATGCTTATCAGACAACTGGTGCCAGTGATTGGGAGTTCAAAGGTGATAAAGGCAATTATATTGTTAAAGTGGCTGGATCTTTTTCTACCGATAATGCAGCTGCACTGCGCAAAGCAGCTCTAGGAGGACATGGTATAGCCTATGTCCCTCGTTGTTTGGTTTACCACGATATTCGCAATGGTCAGCTTGTGGATATATTCCCGGAATTGGTAGGTAAAAAGCTGGGTATTTATGCTGTTTATCCTTTCTCCAGACAGCCTCCCACCAAGGTAAAACTACTGATTGAGCACATTCGGGAAAGGTATTTAACTATTTCGCATTATTTCTAG
- a CDS encoding L-lactate permease translates to MSEALLALVAFSPIVVAAILLIGLNWPAKKAMPIAFGLTVLIASMFWDMSGSRVLASIFQGLGITVSVLWIVFGAIFLLNTLKHTGAITTIRNGFTDISPDRRVQAIIIAWCFGSFIEGASGFGTPAAIAAPLLVAIGFPALAAVLMGMMIQSTPVSFGAVGTPIIVGVNKGLDTHNISETLIANGSNWEVYLQQITSSVALIHAAVGTLIPVLMAMMLTRFFGKNKSWAEGLSILPFALFAGVAFTIPYALTGVFLGAEFPSLIGGLIGLAIVVTAAKKGFLVPKNQWDFETEDKWPAEWLGSLKIDLRENTTKPMSLTKAWTPYVLLAVTLVISRVSPELKGFLQSLSLSFSNILGEVGINTAFQPLYLPGGILVFVALLAAILQAGNAKPLAKAFSESCKTLVGAGFVLIFTIPMVRVFINSGVNGADLASMPVTAANYVADLVGSAFPAISASVGALGAFIAGSNTVSNMMFSQFQFEAAQALTISSTVIIALQAVGAAAGNMIAIHNVVAASATVGLLGREGATLRKTAIPTAYYLVLTGIIGLILIYGFQLTDALMTQ, encoded by the coding sequence ATGAGTGAAGCACTACTAGCCCTAGTGGCTTTTTCGCCAATTGTAGTGGCAGCCATATTGTTGATTGGCCTTAACTGGCCAGCTAAAAAGGCTATGCCTATAGCGTTTGGACTAACTGTTTTGATTGCTTCTATGTTTTGGGATATGTCTGGCTCTAGGGTGTTAGCTTCTATTTTTCAAGGCCTGGGGATTACTGTATCAGTACTGTGGATCGTATTTGGCGCCATTTTTTTATTGAATACTTTAAAACATACAGGTGCAATTACTACCATTCGAAACGGTTTTACTGATATTTCTCCAGACCGTCGGGTACAAGCCATCATTATTGCCTGGTGTTTTGGTTCTTTTATTGAAGGAGCTTCAGGGTTTGGCACCCCTGCTGCTATTGCAGCCCCTTTACTGGTAGCTATTGGCTTCCCTGCTCTGGCTGCAGTATTAATGGGTATGATGATTCAATCGACTCCAGTTTCTTTTGGTGCAGTGGGAACCCCAATTATTGTTGGTGTAAACAAAGGCCTAGACACCCACAATATTAGCGAAACACTTATTGCTAACGGCTCAAACTGGGAAGTATATCTACAACAAATTACGTCAAGTGTCGCATTGATTCATGCAGCAGTTGGTACCTTAATACCCGTGTTAATGGCGATGATGCTGACTCGCTTTTTTGGTAAAAATAAAAGCTGGGCTGAAGGACTAAGTATTTTACCATTCGCGTTATTCGCAGGCGTAGCTTTTACCATTCCCTATGCGCTAACTGGCGTATTCCTCGGCGCTGAGTTCCCATCCTTAATTGGTGGCCTGATAGGTTTAGCTATTGTAGTAACAGCTGCTAAAAAAGGCTTCTTAGTACCTAAGAACCAATGGGATTTTGAAACAGAAGACAAATGGCCTGCAGAATGGTTAGGCTCTTTAAAAATAGATTTAAGGGAAAACACAACTAAACCAATGAGCTTGACCAAAGCCTGGACACCTTATGTATTGTTAGCAGTCACCCTGGTTATCAGCCGAGTCAGTCCAGAGCTTAAAGGCTTCCTGCAAAGTTTGAGTCTTTCATTTAGTAATATTCTTGGTGAAGTAGGCATCAATACAGCATTTCAGCCTCTTTATTTGCCTGGAGGTATTCTGGTATTTGTCGCTTTATTAGCTGCCATTCTTCAAGCTGGAAATGCAAAGCCTTTAGCTAAGGCTTTTTCCGAGTCATGTAAAACACTAGTTGGTGCAGGTTTTGTTCTGATATTCACTATACCCATGGTGCGAGTATTTATTAATTCAGGTGTCAATGGCGCGGACTTAGCAAGTATGCCAGTAACAGCAGCAAATTATGTAGCTGACCTGGTGGGTTCAGCATTTCCCGCTATAAGTGCTAGTGTTGGTGCTCTAGGTGCTTTCATTGCTGGCTCTAACACAGTTTCTAATATGATGTTTAGTCAATTCCAATTTGAAGCAGCACAAGCACTGACAATTTCTAGTACAGTCATTATCGCACTTCAAGCCGTTGGTGCAGCAGCGGGTAATATGATTGCTATCCACAATGTAGTGGCGGCCTCTGCAACGGTAGGACTACTGGGACGAGAAGGTGCAACCTTACGAAAAACAGCTATCCCAACAGCCTACTATTTAGTATTAACTGGTATTATTGGTCTTATTTTGATTTATGGTTTTCAGTTAACTGATGCATTAATGACCCAATAG
- the lldD gene encoding FMN-dependent L-lactate dehydrogenase LldD encodes MIISASTDYRAAAKAKLPPFLFHYIDGGSYDERTLKRNIDDLGEISLRQRVLRNMADLSINTELFGETLAMPIALAPVGLTGMYARRGEVQAAKAAEKKGIPFTLSTVSVCPIEEVAPTIHRPMWFQLYVLKDRGFMKNVLERAKAAGVTTLVFTVDMPVPGARYRDMHSGMSGPNAAIRRILQAMCHPSWALDVGLFGKPHDLGNISTYRGTPTNLEDYIGWLSANFDPSISWKDLEWIRDMWEGPMVLKGILDTEDAKDAVRFGADGIVVSNHGGRQLDGVLSTAKALPEIANVVKGDLKILVDSGIRTGLDVVRMIALGADCTLIGRSFVYALAAQGSAGVENLLDLYENEIRVAMTLTGAKNISELSQSSLVSQP; translated from the coding sequence ATGATCATTTCTGCTTCTACAGACTACCGCGCAGCAGCCAAAGCAAAATTACCTCCATTTCTTTTTCACTACATTGATGGTGGTTCATATGATGAGCGAACCTTAAAACGTAATATCGATGACTTGGGTGAAATATCACTTCGTCAACGTGTACTTAGAAATATGGCTGACTTAAGCATTAATACAGAGTTGTTTGGGGAAACGTTAGCAATGCCTATTGCGCTTGCCCCAGTAGGCTTAACTGGCATGTATGCCCGCCGGGGTGAAGTTCAGGCAGCCAAAGCAGCGGAGAAAAAAGGCATTCCATTTACTTTATCAACCGTATCTGTTTGCCCTATTGAAGAAGTAGCACCAACAATTCACAGGCCCATGTGGTTTCAATTGTATGTTTTGAAAGACCGTGGGTTTATGAAAAATGTTCTCGAGAGAGCCAAAGCTGCAGGGGTAACTACACTAGTGTTCACCGTAGATATGCCTGTACCAGGCGCACGTTATCGAGACATGCACTCCGGTATGAGTGGTCCTAATGCCGCAATCCGTCGTATTTTACAAGCAATGTGTCACCCTAGCTGGGCACTAGATGTTGGGCTGTTTGGTAAGCCTCATGATTTGGGAAATATTTCTACCTATCGTGGTACACCCACCAACCTTGAGGATTACATTGGCTGGTTAAGTGCCAATTTCGACCCATCTATTTCATGGAAAGACTTAGAGTGGATTCGTGATATGTGGGAAGGCCCCATGGTACTAAAAGGCATTCTGGATACTGAAGATGCTAAAGATGCCGTGCGTTTTGGTGCTGATGGCATTGTAGTGTCAAATCATGGTGGAAGACAGTTGGATGGTGTTCTATCTACCGCTAAAGCATTACCCGAAATTGCAAATGTAGTGAAAGGCGATCTTAAAATTCTGGTGGACTCTGGTATTCGCACTGGCCTTGATGTAGTCCGTATGATTGCTTTAGGTGCAGATTGTACCCTAATTGGGCGCTCCTTTGTTTATGCGCTTGCAGCACAAGGTAGTGCAGGGGTAGAAAACCTCTTAGATCTTTATGAAAACGAAATACGTGTCGCTATGACCTTGACTGGCGCGAAGAATATTTCGGAGTTATCACAGAGTTCCCTAGTTTCACAGCCCTAG
- a CDS encoding FAD-binding and (Fe-S)-binding domain-containing protein → MVNAISTATYQQLEMILATQIESKRIINQEATCLAYGTDASFYRLIPKIILQLKNLEEVIFAIKSCRKLGIHYTFRAAGTSLSGQAISDSVLITLTDDWRDHKIIENGNKIILQPGVIGADANKYLAPFQRKIGPDPASINTCKIGGIAANNASGMCCGTAQNSYQTVASMKIVFSDGVLLDTSSTESIASFKKSHLQFIEEINKLCKQTQDNKALTKQIQHKYRLKNTTGYALNALVDYHDPIKVIEHLMIGSEGTLGFIAEITYNTIVEYPNKASALLVFATIEHACQAVTVLSKMSVAALEMMDGQALRSVADKPGMPEFIQHLDLEATAILIETHASNQYQLDLQCKSIINSLEQHTIIDSTPFTSDPLTVSTLWKIRKGMFPAVGAVRQVGTTVIIEDVAFPIENLANGVRDLQTLFDRYQYHEAIIFGHALEGNLHFVFTQSFESQKEIERYGQFMDEVAELVAVKYQGSLKAEHGTGRNMAPYVELEWGTDAYKLMQQIKKLFDPEGLLNPGVIINDNPNSHIENLKPMPAANELVDCCIECGFCEPVCPSRNLTLSPRQRIVLYRELQRRERAAKSVKDSELQKVFNYQGIDTCAATGLCAERCPVGINTGNLIKLLRTEKNKKYTLIAKWTAKHFDTTTKVARTGFAANQLASKTLGNNTVGKLVNGLRSLTKGTTPIWLAEYPQPNKHKVSTQLKPYNSNQKKVVYMPSCASRVMGQQTDAIDQRPLTEVTLSLLNKAEYQVIIPEKLGEQCCGMPYYSKGMNEFAKQKTQQLEDTLWQATEQGKHPVLMDTSPCAKQSIEQFNKPLEVLEPTGFVSKYLLEYLVIDPIDETVMLHITCSSRRMGLEADMLKLAKACAKKVIIPEHIQCCGWAGDKGFTTPELNESAVKPLKEQIPTNCTRGFSNSRTCEIGLSHHSGIPYQSILYLVDEVSKGGLKNFSKIEVEA, encoded by the coding sequence ATGGTAAATGCAATTTCAACAGCCACTTACCAGCAACTGGAAATGATCCTTGCAACTCAAATAGAAAGCAAGCGCATTATCAACCAAGAGGCCACCTGTCTTGCTTATGGAACCGATGCCAGTTTTTACCGTTTAATTCCAAAGATTATTTTGCAACTTAAAAATCTGGAAGAGGTTATTTTTGCAATCAAAAGCTGTCGCAAATTGGGTATTCACTACACCTTTAGAGCAGCTGGTACTAGTCTATCAGGGCAAGCCATTTCAGACTCGGTTCTCATTACCCTAACCGATGATTGGCGAGACCATAAAATTATTGAAAATGGCAATAAAATAATTTTACAACCTGGAGTGATTGGTGCTGATGCGAATAAATATCTGGCGCCTTTTCAAAGAAAAATAGGGCCTGATCCCGCATCCATTAATACTTGTAAAATCGGTGGCATTGCAGCCAATAACGCCAGCGGCATGTGTTGTGGAACAGCACAAAACTCCTACCAAACAGTAGCCAGCATGAAAATAGTATTCAGTGACGGAGTACTGTTAGATACCAGCAGTACAGAAAGTATAGCCTCATTTAAAAAATCCCATCTTCAATTTATTGAAGAGATAAACAAGCTATGCAAACAGACACAGGATAACAAAGCATTAACAAAGCAAATTCAACATAAATACCGCTTAAAAAACACCACAGGCTACGCCTTAAATGCATTGGTGGATTATCATGATCCAATTAAAGTGATTGAGCATTTAATGATAGGCTCTGAAGGTACGCTCGGATTTATTGCTGAAATTACTTATAACACAATAGTAGAATATCCTAACAAGGCCTCAGCTTTATTAGTTTTCGCTACAATTGAACACGCCTGTCAAGCGGTAACTGTTTTATCAAAAATGTCTGTCGCAGCCTTAGAAATGATGGATGGCCAAGCGCTTCGTTCAGTGGCTGATAAACCGGGTATGCCTGAGTTTATTCAGCACCTTGATTTAGAGGCCACTGCAATATTAATAGAAACCCACGCTAGTAATCAGTACCAGCTAGATTTGCAATGTAAATCAATAATCAACTCGTTAGAACAACACACCATTATTGATTCAACACCATTTACCAGTGATCCGTTGACAGTATCCACTCTTTGGAAAATTCGCAAAGGTATGTTCCCTGCAGTTGGCGCAGTTCGCCAGGTTGGTACCACAGTTATTATTGAAGATGTCGCTTTCCCGATAGAAAATTTAGCTAATGGTGTTCGTGACTTACAGACGCTATTCGATAGATATCAATACCACGAAGCTATTATTTTTGGTCATGCTTTAGAGGGTAATTTACACTTTGTATTTACCCAAAGCTTTGAAAGTCAGAAAGAGATTGAGCGTTATGGCCAGTTTATGGATGAGGTGGCTGAACTGGTAGCCGTTAAATATCAGGGCTCATTAAAAGCTGAACATGGTACCGGCCGAAATATGGCACCCTATGTAGAATTGGAGTGGGGAACAGACGCTTACAAACTAATGCAGCAAATTAAAAAGCTGTTTGACCCCGAAGGCCTACTCAACCCCGGCGTGATTATTAACGACAATCCAAACTCTCATATTGAAAATCTCAAGCCAATGCCAGCGGCTAATGAGTTAGTAGACTGCTGTATTGAGTGTGGCTTTTGCGAGCCAGTATGTCCTTCCCGAAACCTTACTTTATCGCCACGTCAACGTATTGTTTTGTACCGAGAACTGCAGCGAAGAGAGCGTGCGGCTAAAAGTGTAAAAGACTCAGAACTGCAAAAAGTATTTAACTACCAAGGTATTGATACTTGTGCAGCTACGGGCCTATGTGCAGAGCGGTGCCCTGTTGGAATAAATACCGGTAACCTAATTAAGCTGCTTCGAACAGAAAAAAATAAAAAATACACGTTAATTGCTAAGTGGACTGCCAAACACTTCGATACCACAACCAAAGTTGCCAGAACAGGATTTGCAGCCAACCAATTGGCTAGTAAAACACTCGGTAATAACACTGTTGGAAAACTCGTCAATGGACTACGCTCATTAACTAAAGGCACAACGCCAATTTGGCTTGCAGAATATCCACAGCCCAACAAACACAAAGTAAGCACCCAATTAAAACCATATAATTCGAATCAGAAAAAAGTTGTGTACATGCCATCCTGTGCCAGCAGAGTGATGGGACAACAAACAGATGCAATAGATCAACGCCCTTTAACTGAAGTGACCTTATCACTTTTAAATAAAGCGGAATACCAAGTTATTATCCCTGAAAAGCTAGGTGAGCAATGTTGCGGAATGCCATACTACAGTAAAGGTATGAATGAATTTGCCAAGCAAAAAACTCAACAATTAGAAGATACCTTATGGCAAGCCACTGAACAAGGGAAACATCCAGTGCTAATGGATACCAGCCCCTGTGCAAAACAAAGCATCGAACAATTTAATAAACCACTTGAAGTATTAGAACCAACAGGCTTTGTTAGCAAATACCTGCTAGAATACCTGGTAATTGACCCCATTGATGAAACAGTAATGCTACATATAACCTGTAGCTCACGCCGAATGGGGCTGGAAGCAGACATGCTAAAACTTGCAAAAGCCTGTGCTAAAAAAGTAATAATTCCAGAACATATTCAATGCTGCGGCTGGGCAGGCGATAAAGGCTTTACCACACCAGAGCTAAACGAATCAGCCGTCAAACCGCTAAAAGAACAAATTCCAACTAACTGCACCCGAGGCTTCAGTAATAGTAGAACCTGTGAAATAGGACTATCACACCATAGTGGAATACCCTATCAATCTATACTTTATCTGGTGGATGAGGTATCTAAGGGGGGGTTGAAAAATTTTTCAAAAATCGAGGTTGAAGCCTAG
- a CDS encoding DUF2493 domain-containing protein, with protein MENKIYFISGHLDLTKSEFIDHYRNKIDAALSENAHFVVGDAKGADLLAQEYLCSKSAQVVVYHMFDSPRNNVGFPLKGSFTSDNSRDKQMTLDSTHDIGWIRPGKENSGTARNLQRRNKLIYRKKHT; from the coding sequence ATGGAAAATAAAATATATTTTATCAGTGGTCATTTAGATCTGACTAAAAGTGAGTTTATTGACCATTATCGAAATAAAATTGATGCTGCTTTGTCAGAAAATGCGCACTTTGTTGTGGGTGATGCTAAAGGTGCAGATCTGCTAGCACAGGAATACCTGTGTTCAAAATCGGCTCAAGTGGTTGTATATCATATGTTTGATAGCCCACGAAACAATGTTGGCTTTCCATTAAAAGGTAGCTTCACATCTGATAACTCCAGAGACAAACAAATGACATTAGATTCAACCCACGATATTGGTTGGATTAGGCCTGGCAAAGAAAACTCTGGCACAGCACGTAATTTGCAAAGAAGAAATAAATTAATATATCGTAAAAAGCATACCTAA